One window of the Nothobranchius furzeri strain GRZ-AD chromosome 3, NfurGRZ-RIMD1, whole genome shotgun sequence genome contains the following:
- the mustn1a gene encoding musculoskeletal embryonic nuclear protein 1a, with the protein MSQPVQEDVHMQRPAVKEEDLTEAKTKLGSSEAAKSKTFEVMEECEKMGKAAPSVFSGARSGAETVFNTRSARPVRK; encoded by the exons ATGTCTCAA CCGGTTCAGGAGGACGTCCACATGCAGCGTCCTGCTGTTAAAGAAGAAGATCTGACTGAAGCAAAGACCAAACTTGGTTCTTCTGAGGCTGCGAAGAGCAAAACCTTTGAAGTGATGGAGGAGTGTG AGAAAATGGGTAAAGCTGCTCCTTCCGTGTTCAGTGGAGCGAGGTCAGGAGCAGAGACGGTTTTCAACACTCGCTCAGCTCGACCCGTCAGGAAGTAG